CGGCGCTATTCAGGACAGCATCCCTAAGGGGGGCAGTATTTGGACCATCCCCAAAGACCGTATCTCTAGTAACCTTCTTCAGAACCCTGCAGTAAACCAAGTCCGGGTGCTTAGGGGATTGCCAGATACTATCCTCATTGAGGTGGCGGAGCGCGATGCCCGTGCTTTTTGGGTGACAGGCGAGAAGGGCTCGGTGCTCGATTCCAATGGCGACTCGTTCCTTGAATACGGCCTGAGCAACCTCCCTTCTACCGATACGGTAATCGGGAAAACCCTGGACGAGCTTCCCCATATTATTGACCGTTCTGGGCTCGGTGCCATGGTGGGGCAGCAGGTTGCCAGCAGCCTTTTCCTTACGTTTATTGGCGAAGTTCAGGCAAAGATGTCTGAGCATCTGCCGGAGTACCGGGTTACTTCCTATGAAGTAGGTGCTACTACGTACGATGTCACCATGATGACTAAGCCAGGGGTGAAGGTATCACTGAA
This genomic interval from Verrucomicrobiia bacterium contains the following:
- a CDS encoding FtsQ-type POTRA domain-containing protein → MRTPRRRYVRRTPKIYGNLQPRARQWSPRSIVVILKKVLPFAVAAGLLYMLVAGPAFRVKHIEVRGASLIEPGAIQDSIPKGGSIWTIPKDRISSNLLQNPAVNQVRVLRGLPDTILIEVAERDARAFWVTGEKGSVLDSNGDSFLEYGLSNLPSTDTVIGKTLDELPHIIDRSGLGAMVGQQVASSLFLTFIGEVQAKMSEHLPEYRVTSYEVGATTYDVTMMTKPGVKVSL